Proteins encoded by one window of Candidatus Nezhaarchaeota archaeon:
- a CDS encoding phosphoribosyltransferase family protein, translated as MRLIKSGKLIYDEELMGMFHVFKDRVHAGKALGLACREVLDKVDYVLAVPMGGIPVGAMVSKELKAEFDVIICRKLLIPWNREAGFGAVDPDGNYFVDEAFARAIGLSNHDIKSAVEEQLAEIKKRNQILRRGRGYPSYKGLTLVLVDDGIAAGYTMKAAINFVLSRGAEKVIIAVPTGCLDSLLKLLNEVDIIICLNVRSGPWFAVADAYVEWSDLDYGAVIKFLNET; from the coding sequence TTGAGGTTGATTAAGAGTGGAAAGTTAATCTACGATGAGGAGCTCATGGGGATGTTTCACGTCTTCAAGGATAGAGTTCATGCTGGTAAAGCTCTAGGACTTGCGTGTAGGGAAGTCCTCGATAAAGTCGATTATGTCCTAGCAGTGCCAATGGGTGGGATACCAGTAGGCGCGATGGTGTCGAAGGAGCTCAAGGCAGAGTTCGATGTTATAATTTGTAGGAAGCTCTTGATACCATGGAATAGGGAGGCGGGCTTTGGGGCAGTTGACCCTGACGGCAACTACTTTGTCGATGAAGCCTTCGCTAGGGCCATAGGCTTAAGTAACCACGACATTAAAAGCGCCGTAGAGGAGCAGCTCGCTGAGATAAAGAAGAGGAATCAAATACTGAGGAGGGGTAGAGGCTATCCATCCTATAAGGGTTTGACACTTGTACTGGTTGATGATGGGATAGCTGCAGGGTACACAATGAAAGCCGCCATAAACTTCGTCCTATCCAGGGGCGCAGAGAAAGTGATTATAGCAGTTCCAACTGGATGCTTAGATTCACTATTGAAGCTTCTAAACGAAGTCGACATCATAATATGCTTAAACGTAAGGTCAGGACCTTGGTTTGCAGTCGCAGATGCCTATGTTGAGTGGAGTGACCTGGATTATGGGGCCGTCATTAAATTCTTAAACGAAACCTAG
- a CDS encoding lysophospholipase, which translates to MIYRSKHGVSKRGWVVLVHGLGEYSGRAGYQRFIELLNDNGFAVYAFDLPGHGRSSGKRGHTTIEEIMKIIDDIVNDIGEKPYLFGHSLGGLTVLRYGEVYPDKIRGLIVSSPALTLGVKLSRAQTLMLRILKIIAPSTTVNNRIDPMKLSRSREAVERYITDKLIHMRVSIALIDSMIDNIRKVYEEADKIKVPVLMLIGTSDVITLPIGAKALYEKLKVSDKTLKEFPEAYHEIFEDPEWSNEFYETIVGWLLKQSV; encoded by the coding sequence TTGATTTATAGGTCGAAACATGGAGTCAGTAAGAGAGGTTGGGTAGTCCTCGTTCATGGTCTTGGAGAGTACAGTGGGAGGGCTGGATATCAAAGGTTCATAGAGCTGTTAAACGATAATGGCTTCGCAGTCTATGCCTTTGACTTGCCTGGCCATGGTAGGAGCAGTGGCAAGAGAGGTCACACAACAATTGAGGAGATAATGAAGATAATTGACGACATCGTTAACGATATAGGTGAGAAGCCCTACCTATTTGGTCATAGCCTTGGTGGATTGACAGTATTGAGGTATGGAGAGGTGTATCCAGATAAGATTAGAGGTTTAATCGTTTCCTCTCCAGCTTTAACACTAGGAGTGAAGTTGTCGAGGGCTCAAACCCTAATGTTGAGAATATTGAAAATTATAGCTCCATCAACAACGGTCAACAACAGAATTGATCCCATGAAGCTTTCAAGAAGTAGGGAGGCTGTTGAGAGGTATATTACTGACAAGCTTATCCATATGAGAGTATCTATCGCACTCATAGATAGCATGATTGATAACATTAGGAAGGTGTATGAAGAGGCGGATAAGATCAAGGTGCCAGTGCTAATGTTAATAGGTACCAGCGACGTGATCACGCTACCTATAGGAGCCAAGGCACTTTATGAGAAGTTGAAGGTTAGCGACAAAACGCTTAAAGAATTCCCTGAAGCTTACCATGAAATATTTGAAGATCCTGAATGGAGCAATGAGTTCTACGAGACCATAGTGGGCTGGCTGCTCAAGCAATCCGTTTAA
- a CDS encoding iron-containing alcohol dehydrogenase, with product MASPHEFRGFSLRLPSKVIVNMGSIELLGHVARNFGRRCLVVAGRQTTESGRLKVVEERLIDVGVDYDVYDAFPPEPTFSHAEELAEYVDNIMKSKGFAFVVGFGGGSSLDMAKVASLASVNPRPIEQYIGVERVPRKGLPLILIPTTAGSGSEVSRSIVLVKEQEEIKESIVSGNLVADVAIVDPKLTITMNPKLTAITGIDALSHAIESYMSLKANTFTDPLALEAISLISANLRRAYSNGDDLEARRAMSEAALLAGLAFSNASNCAGHAAAYSFAVRYNIPHGAACGVALPYIMRFNMLAIPERLADIAVAMGVSGELSIRELAQLAVSEVLDLLTDLNMPTSLEELGVPQKDIVELADKMMKMTRLLEANPRKVSFNDARKILESMWHGDVESKI from the coding sequence TTGGCCTCACCTCATGAGTTTAGAGGCTTTTCATTAAGGCTTCCATCAAAGGTGATAGTCAACATGGGTTCAATTGAGTTGCTAGGTCATGTTGCACGAAACTTTGGCAGGAGATGCCTTGTAGTAGCAGGTAGACAAACCACTGAGAGTGGTAGGCTAAAGGTGGTTGAGGAAAGATTGATTGATGTAGGCGTGGACTATGATGTATATGATGCCTTTCCACCTGAACCAACGTTTAGTCATGCAGAGGAGTTAGCTGAGTACGTCGACAACATTATGAAGTCCAAGGGGTTTGCATTCGTTGTGGGCTTTGGAGGTGGAAGCAGCCTAGACATGGCTAAGGTCGCATCTTTAGCGTCAGTCAATCCGAGACCCATTGAACAGTACATTGGTGTTGAGAGAGTTCCAAGAAAAGGCTTACCTCTAATACTTATACCAACAACTGCTGGTAGTGGAAGTGAAGTTTCGAGATCAATAGTCCTCGTAAAGGAGCAGGAGGAGATTAAGGAAAGTATTGTAAGTGGGAACTTAGTGGCCGACGTCGCCATAGTAGATCCCAAGTTGACCATCACCATGAACCCAAAACTTACAGCTATAACGGGGATCGACGCTCTCTCTCATGCTATAGAATCCTACATGTCGCTTAAAGCCAACACCTTTACTGATCCACTTGCTCTAGAAGCTATCAGCCTCATATCAGCGAACTTAAGGAGGGCTTACAGTAATGGAGATGACCTTGAAGCTAGGAGGGCAATGAGCGAGGCAGCACTCTTAGCTGGGCTAGCCTTCAGTAATGCTAGCAACTGTGCGGGTCATGCAGCCGCCTACTCATTTGCTGTTAGGTACAACATACCTCATGGAGCAGCATGCGGCGTAGCCCTCCCCTACATCATGAGGTTCAATATGCTTGCAATACCTGAAAGGCTCGCGGACATAGCTGTGGCAATGGGGGTAAGTGGTGAATTAAGCATAAGAGAGTTAGCTCAGCTAGCTGTAAGCGAGGTTTTGGACTTATTGACTGACCTGAACATGCCTACATCACTCGAGGAGTTAGGGGTTCCGCAGAAAGACATCGTTGAATTAGCCGATAAAATGATGAAGATGACTAGGTTATTAGAGGCCAATCCAAGAAAAGTAAGTTTCAATGACGCAAGGAAGATTTTAGAGTCCATGTGGCATGGAGATGTTGAATCAAAAATATAG
- a CDS encoding DUF2258 domain-containing protein, with protein MAQLNTGLIIAGAYADKVRKTLFAQLREHVKRGEVSAQEVARASAELNRALYHIIVERLKSDKGDVVRARIGYDVENGKVVWRYDTLHLELFKRVPDETVSKVVKEVVPEISKILERVIAYEIEKAATTVYGDHVYRVKIEAKVVGALVATVINEELAAVRGAILEPTPIIIDKGKVLLQGRAVDEALSSSLQDLVRAARHVETFEAEKGFRDIESLIKSELREERPLMEE; from the coding sequence ATGGCGCAACTTAACACTGGATTAATAATAGCTGGTGCCTATGCAGACAAGGTCAGGAAGACACTTTTTGCTCAACTTAGAGAGCATGTAAAGAGAGGGGAAGTTTCAGCCCAGGAAGTTGCTAGGGCTTCAGCTGAACTTAACAGAGCTTTGTATCACATCATCGTTGAGAGGTTAAAGTCTGATAAGGGTGACGTTGTTAGAGCTAGGATAGGGTATGACGTCGAGAACGGTAAAGTTGTGTGGAGATACGACACTTTACACTTAGAGTTATTCAAGAGGGTACCTGACGAAACAGTCTCAAAAGTTGTAAAAGAAGTTGTACCTGAGATAAGTAAAATTCTTGAAAGGGTCATAGCTTACGAAATCGAGAAGGCTGCAACAACAGTTTATGGAGATCATGTCTATAGAGTTAAGATAGAAGCTAAAGTTGTTGGGGCTCTTGTGGCCACAGTCATAAATGAGGAGCTTGCAGCAGTTCGTGGGGCAATCTTAGAGCCAACACCAATAATAATTGATAAGGGTAAAGTCCTCTTACAAGGAAGAGCTGTTGATGAGGCCCTTTCAAGCAGCCTTCAGGATCTAGTTAGGGCTGCTCGGCACGTTGAGACTTTTGAAGCTGAAAAAGGGTTTAGGGATATAGAGTCTCTCATAAAGAGCGAGCTTAGAGAGGAGAGACCATTAATGGAGGAGTAA
- a CDS encoding phosphotransacetylase family protein produces MRGLFITSTEAGAGKTMVALGLALYARERGVRTSYIKPIGLASTVSEGRAMDEDVVLMKTLLDLPHPYEVLCPLVVDVHFVERLLKIGDRGMELIMRSYDQVQRDYDIVLLGGFRDVSAGLLSGLSAPEIAAKLNSTMLLITRASSDEFIDKVLACKKLIEILGAKLQGVILNFVPYYLQRHIKEDIIPLLESNGMKVYGAIPEISGLLNPTIRDIAEELRGEVLTAIDKIDATYETILVAAMGCESALIYARRAANKLVIVGGDRTDIILSVLETPTIGIVLTGGIHPGSRVIAVAEQKGVPLVLVNYDTYTTIQMIHRISGKIKPQDIKRVSIVRENILKHVDCRAILEDMYSN; encoded by the coding sequence GTGAGAGGGCTATTTATAACATCAACTGAAGCGGGTGCTGGTAAGACCATGGTCGCACTCGGACTAGCACTCTACGCTAGAGAGCGAGGGGTTAGGACTAGCTACATTAAGCCGATAGGATTAGCTAGCACTGTGAGCGAAGGGAGAGCCATGGATGAGGACGTGGTCTTAATGAAAACTCTATTGGATCTACCCCATCCCTACGAGGTCCTATGCCCACTAGTAGTCGATGTGCACTTTGTTGAGAGGCTTCTGAAGATAGGGGATCGAGGTATGGAGCTAATAATGAGATCCTACGATCAAGTTCAAAGAGATTATGACATTGTGTTACTAGGTGGCTTTAGAGATGTAAGTGCAGGATTACTATCCGGTCTTTCAGCACCTGAAATTGCTGCCAAGCTTAATTCAACTATGCTACTTATAACGAGAGCATCATCTGATGAATTTATTGATAAAGTTTTGGCATGTAAGAAGCTCATTGAGATTCTTGGAGCTAAGCTGCAGGGAGTGATACTCAACTTTGTTCCCTACTACCTGCAACGCCATATTAAGGAGGACATAATTCCACTACTTGAAAGCAATGGTATGAAGGTGTACGGTGCAATACCTGAGATTTCAGGCCTCTTAAACCCGACTATTAGAGATATAGCCGAAGAGTTGAGGGGTGAAGTGCTCACAGCTATTGACAAAATTGACGCAACTTACGAAACAATCCTTGTAGCGGCTATGGGTTGTGAATCAGCATTAATATACGCTAGAAGGGCCGCTAATAAGCTGGTCATAGTTGGAGGAGATCGTACGGACATAATACTTTCGGTACTTGAAACTCCAACTATTGGCATAGTGTTGACAGGAGGAATACATCCTGGGTCTAGAGTCATAGCTGTGGCTGAACAAAAGGGGGTCCCTCTCGTACTTGTAAACTATGATACTTACACAACAATACAGATGATACATAGGATAAGTGGAAAGATAAAGCCTCAAGATATAAAAAGGGTGAGCATAGTTAGAGAGAACATTCTAAAGCATGTTGACTGCAGAGCCATACTAGAGGACATGTACTCTAATTAA
- the cofD gene encoding 2-phospho-L-lactate transferase, whose product MKVACLCGGVGAARFLQGLVQVVPPSDVTAIVNTGDDIEINGLMISPDIDIVIYHLAGIVDEERGWGVKGDTFNCLKAMERFGLETWFKLGDMDLATHIFRTMMLRRGLKLSQITDIECRVFGVECRVIPMTDDGVTTIVKVDGRWVHFQDYMVKMACQGIVEGVGFKGIEGAKPAPGVIEALKEADVIIIPPSNPIVSIRPILSLPGVMDVVARAERVVAVSPIVGGRTIKGPADKLMAALGYEVSPKGVADVYKGLIKCMVIDRVDAEYAPQIEQMNIKVGVTDTIMKSLEAKKALASFTLNLALS is encoded by the coding sequence ATGAAGGTTGCTTGCCTATGTGGCGGAGTTGGAGCCGCTAGATTCCTCCAAGGCTTAGTTCAAGTGGTCCCCCCATCTGACGTTACAGCAATAGTGAATACTGGCGATGATATTGAGATAAACGGTCTTATGATATCGCCAGACATCGACATCGTGATATACCACTTAGCTGGAATTGTAGATGAGGAGAGGGGATGGGGGGTAAAGGGTGATACCTTTAATTGTCTTAAAGCTATGGAGAGGTTCGGTCTAGAGACCTGGTTTAAGCTAGGAGACATGGATTTAGCTACCCACATATTTAGGACCATGATGTTAAGGCGGGGCTTGAAGCTAAGCCAAATAACAGATATTGAATGCAGAGTGTTTGGTGTAGAATGCAGGGTCATACCCATGACGGATGACGGAGTAACCACCATAGTTAAGGTTGATGGTAGGTGGGTTCACTTCCAAGATTACATGGTTAAAATGGCTTGCCAAGGTATTGTTGAGGGGGTTGGCTTTAAAGGTATTGAGGGGGCTAAACCTGCTCCCGGAGTCATTGAGGCGTTGAAGGAAGCTGACGTGATCATAATTCCACCCAGTAACCCCATTGTAAGCATAAGGCCAATACTATCACTGCCAGGAGTTATGGACGTCGTGGCTAGAGCTGAGAGAGTTGTAGCTGTAAGCCCGATAGTTGGGGGGAGAACTATTAAGGGGCCCGCAGACAAGCTAATGGCTGCCTTGGGCTACGAGGTATCGCCAAAAGGTGTTGCTGATGTGTACAAGGGTCTCATAAAGTGTATGGTCATAGATAGAGTTGATGCTGAGTATGCTCCTCAAATTGAACAAATGAATATAAAGGTTGGAGTGACTGATACAATCATGAAGAGCTTAGAGGCCAAGAAGGCATTAGCTAGCTTCACGCTAAACTTAGCTTTAAGCTGA
- a CDS encoding cren protein, whose protein sequence is MLSEKRRVEPTVAIRVKSLNDLARFAASMSTLGQTIYIVHFEYGGKHIYGLFAVYHDYYNMYGLPILYYYATEEKLNGKYLLIRTEENKEYVVVSDGSRPGWVTIPIISLEEPPPFTNFD, encoded by the coding sequence ATGTTGTCTGAGAAGAGAAGAGTGGAACCCACGGTAGCGATAAGGGTCAAGAGCCTAAACGACTTAGCAAGATTTGCTGCCTCCATGTCGACTCTCGGGCAGACCATATACATTGTGCACTTTGAGTATGGAGGGAAGCACATATATGGGCTATTTGCTGTCTACCACGACTACTACAACATGTATGGGCTACCGATACTCTACTATTACGCAACTGAAGAGAAGCTTAATGGCAAGTACCTCTTAATTAGGACTGAGGAAAATAAGGAGTACGTGGTTGTTTCTGATGGTTCTAGACCTGGCTGGGTAACCATACCAATTATAAGCTTAGAGGAGCCTCCACCATTCACGAACTTCGACTAG
- a CDS encoding site-2 protease family protein produces the protein MWWTEANKARYSKRELLEIVISWLVVSFCFSLQGSLQGLGFYMIFLAASLITVGLGFVLHELVHRHVAKRFGCYAEFRMWPWGLILALVVALASGGRVIFAAPGAVYITPLVITPYISSRGIERVYGLISLSGPLVNIALAAIFHAVLNFKLDQLTYLVAKMGFNVNLWLAAFNLIPIPPLDGFKVFRWNLVVWAMVTIPTWAVMLLMAA, from the coding sequence ATGTGGTGGACTGAAGCCAATAAAGCACGCTACTCTAAGAGGGAGCTGTTAGAGATCGTGATTTCATGGCTAGTTGTGAGCTTCTGTTTCTCCCTCCAAGGGTCATTACAGGGATTAGGGTTTTACATGATCTTCTTAGCAGCTTCGCTCATAACTGTAGGTCTGGGCTTCGTACTTCATGAGCTAGTGCATAGGCATGTAGCTAAACGGTTTGGCTGCTATGCTGAGTTTAGGATGTGGCCTTGGGGCCTAATATTAGCACTTGTTGTAGCACTAGCTTCAGGGGGTCGAGTGATATTCGCAGCACCAGGAGCAGTGTACATAACCCCCTTAGTAATAACACCATACATTTCAAGTAGAGGCATTGAGCGAGTCTATGGGCTGATATCTCTTTCAGGTCCACTGGTGAACATAGCTCTAGCAGCAATTTTTCATGCTGTGTTAAACTTCAAGTTAGATCAGCTCACCTACTTAGTGGCAAAAATGGGATTCAACGTCAATTTATGGTTAGCAGCATTCAACTTAATCCCAATACCACCACTAGATGGCTTTAAAGTATTTAGGTGGAACTTGGTGGTATGGGCGATGGTTACGATACCAACGTGGGCCGTCATGCTCCTAATGGCAGCATAA
- the hxlB gene encoding 6-phospho-3-hexuloisomerase, producing MKFKSTAKLDMLEESMAAGAENLKAFYTAIDEIATFLKDLREKVNKSEVDKMIGMLVEAWGWGKIILIVGAGRSGLVGRAFAMRLMHLGFRTYVVGETITPAIGPNDILIAISGSGSTAIVVTAAEAAKKVGAKVIAITSYRDSPLAKLADHVVVVPGRTKTSMEQDYFSRQILGIHEPLAPLGTLFELGVAVFLDSVVAELMYRLGKSELEMKYRHAVIE from the coding sequence TTGAAATTTAAAAGTACAGCAAAGTTAGATATGCTTGAGGAGTCTATGGCTGCTGGCGCAGAGAACTTAAAGGCCTTCTACACGGCTATCGACGAAATAGCTACTTTCCTAAAGGACTTGAGGGAGAAAGTCAATAAATCGGAAGTTGACAAAATGATTGGGATGCTCGTTGAAGCTTGGGGTTGGGGTAAAATAATCTTGATTGTTGGTGCTGGTCGTAGTGGGCTTGTAGGTAGGGCCTTCGCTATGAGGCTCATGCATTTGGGCTTTAGAACCTATGTGGTTGGCGAGACCATAACTCCAGCCATAGGACCTAATGACATATTAATAGCGATATCGGGTTCAGGCTCAACAGCGATAGTCGTAACAGCAGCTGAAGCAGCTAAGAAGGTTGGGGCTAAGGTCATAGCGATCACATCGTATAGAGACAGCCCGCTGGCAAAGTTAGCTGATCATGTGGTCGTGGTGCCGGGTAGAACGAAGACCTCTATGGAGCAGGACTACTTTTCAAGACAGATACTAGGGATACATGAGCCATTAGCCCCGTTGGGCACCCTCTTTGAGCTTGGGGTTGCAGTATTTCTAGACAGTGTAGTGGCGGAGCTTATGTATAGGCTTGGTAAATCAGAATTGGAGATGAAGTATAGGCACGCAGTAATAGAATGA
- a CDS encoding acetate--CoA ligase family protein, producing MLPIRGSVVLGGLTLRAKHDNEYEVMLNPRSVAVVGASRIQGKVGHAILKNIVDGGYQGRIYPVNPNAERILGLRCYPKVSDIGDKVDMAVIVVPAEKVLEVAEDCGLAGVKMLVVISAGFKEIGIEGAKRERELLTIARKYGMRVLGPNCFGYINTSIGLNVTFASSMPPKGHISFISQSGALVSALIDRSHLEGMAFSKIVSLGNKSDLDEVDYIRFLVNDPETRVIILYLEGIGRGEEFVRVAREASTIKPVIALKSGVTEAGIRAVSSHTGSLAGSEVAYNIAFKQFGVVKAETLSELFDLAMCFESQPIPKHGNVVIVTNAGGPGILAADMCGRMELKLAELGAEIDRKLREILPPAASTHNPIDVLGDAGTDRYEAVLKILLEREDLDSFIVILAPQAMTDPDGVARLLVDFKAKNPNKAIVASFMGGRRTADAVSILRRGGIPNYDTPEKAARALAGLIRYMDIRRRQGMLLREGYPRYPIDKEAVREVLSKVKEEGRNLLMPNEACEVLKACSIRATPCILAKSPEEAVEAAETMGYPVVLKVASPHITHKSDVGGVKMNLMTPSDVKLAYYDIIASVSRFVPGAMIYGVIVTPMAPKGKEVIIGMHRDPQFGPLIMFGLGGIYVELMRDVSFRLAPLTRSEALEMIMETKAYRLLKGFRSEPPGDIEAVIDTILKVSVLALEFKEIQEIDINPLFVYERFKGCLVVDSKIWW from the coding sequence GTGCTTCCAATAAGGGGGAGTGTAGTGCTCGGTGGTCTTACATTGAGAGCTAAACATGACAACGAGTATGAAGTCATGCTGAACCCAAGGTCTGTGGCAGTAGTTGGAGCCTCAAGGATCCAAGGCAAGGTCGGTCATGCAATCCTCAAAAACATAGTGGATGGAGGGTATCAAGGCAGAATCTACCCAGTGAATCCGAACGCTGAAAGAATACTTGGATTGAGATGTTACCCAAAGGTCTCTGACATAGGTGATAAAGTTGATATGGCTGTAATCGTCGTGCCAGCCGAGAAAGTGTTAGAGGTTGCTGAGGATTGTGGTTTAGCTGGCGTTAAGATGCTTGTCGTCATATCGGCCGGCTTTAAGGAGATAGGTATTGAAGGGGCTAAGAGGGAAAGAGAGCTTTTAACTATTGCAAGGAAGTATGGGATGAGGGTTCTGGGTCCCAACTGCTTTGGCTACATAAACACTTCAATAGGCCTAAACGTCACCTTTGCGAGCTCAATGCCCCCTAAAGGCCACATATCATTCATATCGCAGAGTGGAGCTCTAGTCTCCGCATTAATAGATAGATCACACCTTGAGGGCATGGCATTCAGCAAGATTGTAAGTCTTGGGAACAAGTCTGATCTAGATGAAGTGGACTACATAAGGTTCCTAGTTAACGACCCAGAGACGAGGGTCATAATTTTGTATCTTGAAGGAATAGGTAGGGGGGAAGAGTTCGTAAGGGTTGCAAGAGAAGCTTCAACGATAAAGCCAGTCATAGCCTTAAAGTCTGGCGTGACTGAAGCTGGCATTAGAGCCGTCTCATCACATACTGGTTCACTAGCCGGAAGTGAGGTTGCCTACAACATTGCCTTCAAACAGTTTGGTGTTGTAAAGGCTGAGACGTTATCTGAACTTTTCGATTTAGCCATGTGTTTTGAGAGCCAGCCCATACCTAAGCATGGAAATGTAGTCATAGTGACGAACGCCGGAGGTCCAGGAATACTAGCTGCTGACATGTGCGGGAGGATGGAGCTTAAACTTGCTGAGCTTGGAGCTGAGATAGACAGGAAGCTTAGAGAGATTCTTCCACCAGCTGCATCCACTCATAATCCAATAGACGTGTTGGGTGATGCAGGGACTGATAGGTATGAGGCTGTCCTTAAAATTCTCCTTGAAAGAGAGGATTTAGACTCCTTCATTGTAATACTAGCACCTCAAGCAATGACTGATCCAGATGGAGTTGCTAGATTGCTTGTAGACTTTAAAGCTAAAAATCCCAATAAGGCAATTGTAGCCAGCTTCATGGGGGGTCGCAGGACAGCTGATGCTGTATCAATTCTAAGGAGAGGCGGGATACCGAACTATGATACACCAGAGAAGGCTGCTAGAGCCCTTGCAGGACTGATCAGGTACATGGACATCAGGCGGAGACAGGGAATGCTACTTAGAGAGGGCTACCCAAGATATCCAATAGATAAAGAGGCTGTGCGGGAGGTCTTAAGCAAGGTTAAGGAGGAAGGGAGAAACCTTCTAATGCCAAATGAAGCTTGCGAGGTACTTAAGGCTTGCAGTATAAGGGCAACCCCATGCATTTTAGCTAAGAGCCCTGAAGAAGCCGTTGAAGCTGCTGAGACAATGGGATACCCGGTCGTTCTTAAAGTTGCCTCACCACACATAACCCACAAGTCTGATGTTGGTGGTGTAAAGATGAACTTGATGACGCCGTCCGACGTTAAGCTAGCTTACTATGATATAATTGCTAGCGTAAGTAGGTTCGTTCCGGGAGCAATGATTTACGGTGTGATAGTCACGCCTATGGCTCCTAAGGGAAAGGAGGTCATAATAGGGATGCACAGAGACCCACAATTCGGTCCATTAATAATGTTCGGCCTAGGGGGAATATACGTTGAACTTATGAGGGACGTATCGTTCAGACTTGCACCACTAACTAGGAGTGAAGCCCTGGAGATGATTATGGAGACGAAAGCCTATAGGCTTCTCAAGGGATTTAGGAGTGAGCCCCCTGGAGATATAGAGGCCGTCATCGATACTATACTTAAGGTGTCCGTCTTGGCCCTAGAGTTTAAAGAGATTCAGGAAATTGATATTAATCCGTTATTCGTATATGAGAGATTTAAGGGTTGCTTAGTTGTGGACTCGAAGATATGGTGGTAG